The following are from one region of the Rosistilla carotiformis genome:
- a CDS encoding sulfatase family protein, translated as MPRVCFNACIALALYLLATTMPANSVISTCQLAHAADRPPNFIIIYCDNLGYGDIEPFGSTLHRTPSLNRMAREGRKFTHFCVTAGVCTPSRSSIMTGCYSQRVGLHQNPRDGWVIRPVSRYGLNPEEVTIAEVLKQQGYATAMVGKWHLGDQSPFMPTRQGFDWFFGVPYSDDMTERVWDEDGSHWPPLPLMENDTVIEAPCDRDGLTKRYTEQAMKWIADHKDEPFFLYFPQAMPGSTSTPFSSEAFRGKSKNGPWGDSIEELDWSMGQMLDQLEELGIAEETLVIWTSDNGAPINRDLTDLSRGSNRPLHGRGYTTSEGAFRVPTLVWQPGKVPAGTVCEELATTMDLLPTFAKLAGGSAPTDRKIDGYDIAPLLYGEPDAKTPYKAFYYYHQDQLHAVRSGPWKLFVPVTRIAHHPHFSSKTPPQPLLFNVVTDIGCESNVAAEHPEIVARLSALADEARADLGDLGVAGSGQRKRGELAAGVDPVPQLLK; from the coding sequence ATGCCACGAGTCTGCTTCAATGCGTGCATCGCACTGGCTCTCTATCTATTGGCCACCACCATGCCCGCCAACTCGGTGATCTCCACCTGCCAGCTGGCCCACGCCGCCGATCGTCCCCCCAACTTCATCATCATCTACTGCGACAACCTCGGTTATGGCGATATCGAACCGTTTGGTTCGACGCTCCACCGCACCCCCAGCTTGAACCGGATGGCCCGCGAGGGACGCAAGTTCACCCATTTCTGCGTCACCGCCGGCGTCTGCACTCCGTCGCGCAGCAGCATCATGACCGGATGCTATTCCCAACGGGTCGGGCTGCACCAGAATCCGCGCGATGGTTGGGTGATACGCCCGGTTTCGCGGTACGGGCTGAACCCCGAAGAAGTGACGATCGCCGAAGTCCTGAAACAACAAGGCTACGCGACCGCGATGGTCGGCAAATGGCACCTGGGAGACCAGTCGCCCTTCATGCCCACCCGCCAAGGCTTTGATTGGTTCTTTGGCGTCCCGTATTCCGACGACATGACCGAACGGGTTTGGGATGAAGACGGTTCCCATTGGCCGCCGCTGCCGCTGATGGAAAACGACACCGTGATCGAAGCCCCATGTGATCGCGATGGTTTGACCAAACGCTACACCGAACAGGCCATGAAGTGGATCGCCGATCACAAGGACGAACCGTTCTTCCTCTATTTCCCACAAGCGATGCCGGGCAGCACCAGCACCCCTTTTTCAAGCGAAGCGTTCCGCGGCAAAAGCAAAAACGGACCGTGGGGCGATTCGATCGAAGAGCTCGATTGGTCGATGGGGCAGATGTTGGATCAATTGGAAGAACTGGGAATCGCCGAAGAGACCTTGGTGATCTGGACCAGCGACAACGGCGCTCCGATCAACCGCGACCTGACCGATCTGAGCCGTGGGTCCAACCGTCCATTGCATGGCCGCGGCTACACCACCAGCGAAGGGGCGTTCCGCGTGCCGACCCTCGTCTGGCAACCGGGAAAAGTTCCCGCCGGAACGGTTTGCGAAGAACTGGCCACGACGATGGACCTGTTGCCCACCTTTGCCAAGCTGGCCGGCGGCAGCGCACCGACCGATCGCAAGATCGATGGATACGACATCGCGCCGCTGCTGTATGGCGAGCCGGATGCCAAGACGCCATACAAAGCGTTCTACTATTACCACCAGGACCAATTGCACGCCGTCCGCAGCGGACCATGGAAGCTGTTTGTGCCGGTCACTCGCATCGCACACCACCCTCACTTCAGCAGCAAAACGCCGCCACAACCGTTGCTCTTTAATGTCGTGACCGATATTGGGTGCGAATCGAATGTCGCCGCTGAACATCCCGAGATCGTGGCTCGATTGAGTGCATTGGCCGACGAAGCCCGCGCCGATCTGGGAGACCTGGGCGTCGCCGGTTCCGGCCAACGGAAGCGTGGCGAATTGGCGGCCGGCGTCGATCCGGTGCCTCAGCTGCTGAAATAA
- a CDS encoding Gfo/Idh/MocA family protein: MPSLRPTRRTALKSSIAFGGYLIAPEISAADSTSANEQLNVACIGIGGQGAANVGGVKSQNLVALCDVDQVRGGKAFEKYSQAEKFADYRKMFDKLEKQIDAVVVSTPDHTHFHPSMAALERGKHLYCEKPMAHSVWEVRQMTKLAAKQGVATQLGCQRHAMANMHRSVELIQAGAIGDVSEVYSWVGGSRGMPSIPTQFPKVPETVDWDLWLGPAMPRPYDSTYCPYGWRFWWDFGTGETGNWGCHILDIPFWALGLKYPSRVEATGPEVDPQRTPKQMATKMHFAEQGVDLHWDHASGGPAKLKELGLDGKDMNTLFIGSKGMLLTGFNKLRLLPEEKFADFQSPESTIPKSPGFHKEWIQACKGGAPATCDFRYSGPLAETVLLGNVAYRAGGSFDWDGNTLTASGNDAVPALLKDEYRKGWEVAEV; this comes from the coding sequence ATGCCATCGCTTCGACCCACACGACGTACCGCGCTGAAATCTTCGATCGCCTTCGGCGGCTACCTGATTGCCCCCGAGATCTCGGCGGCCGATTCCACATCTGCGAATGAACAATTAAACGTCGCGTGCATCGGAATCGGGGGGCAGGGAGCTGCGAACGTGGGCGGCGTGAAGAGCCAGAATTTGGTGGCCCTTTGCGATGTGGATCAGGTGCGCGGTGGGAAGGCGTTCGAAAAATACAGCCAAGCCGAAAAGTTCGCCGACTATCGCAAGATGTTCGACAAACTGGAAAAGCAGATCGATGCGGTGGTCGTCAGCACGCCCGATCACACCCATTTCCATCCGTCGATGGCGGCGTTGGAACGGGGCAAGCATCTGTACTGTGAAAAACCGATGGCCCATTCGGTTTGGGAAGTTCGTCAGATGACGAAACTGGCCGCCAAGCAAGGCGTCGCCACCCAACTCGGTTGCCAACGGCACGCGATGGCGAACATGCATCGGTCGGTCGAATTGATTCAAGCCGGCGCGATCGGCGACGTTAGCGAAGTCTACAGCTGGGTAGGCGGATCGCGCGGGATGCCGTCGATACCAACACAGTTTCCCAAGGTGCCCGAGACGGTCGATTGGGATCTATGGTTGGGCCCCGCGATGCCCCGCCCCTACGATTCCACGTATTGCCCCTACGGTTGGCGTTTTTGGTGGGACTTTGGCACCGGAGAAACGGGCAACTGGGGATGCCACATTTTGGACATCCCGTTCTGGGCGTTGGGGCTGAAGTATCCTTCGCGCGTCGAAGCGACGGGGCCCGAGGTCGATCCGCAACGGACGCCCAAGCAGATGGCGACCAAGATGCACTTCGCCGAACAAGGCGTGGATCTGCATTGGGATCACGCCAGCGGCGGTCCCGCCAAACTGAAGGAACTGGGACTCGACGGCAAAGACATGAACACGCTCTTTATCGGCAGCAAAGGGATGCTGCTGACCGGATTCAACAAGCTGCGATTGTTGCCCGAGGAGAAGTTTGCAGATTTCCAGTCTCCCGAATCGACGATCCCCAAATCGCCCGGCTTCCACAAGGAATGGATCCAAGCGTGCAAGGGAGGCGCACCGGCGACATGCGACTTCCGCTACTCAGGCCCCTTGGCCGAAACGGTCCTCCTGGGCAACGTCGCCTACCGCGCCGGCGGCAGCTTCGATTGGGACGGCAACACGCTGACCGCTTCGGGCAACGACGCGGTTCCGGCATTGCTGAAGGATGAGTACCGCAAGGGGTGGGAAGTCGCGGAGGTCTGA